Proteins from one Nitrobacteraceae bacterium AZCC 2146 genomic window:
- a CDS encoding N-methylhydantoinase B (product_source=KO:K01474; cog=COG0146; ko=KO:K01474; pfam=PF02538), giving the protein MSEASGASLIDLQIMWHRLIAVVEEQAQVLLRTAFSPIVRECGDLSAGVFDVKGRMLAQAVTGTPGHVNSMAESVKYFIAHFPIETMKPGDAYITNDPWMGTGHLNDFVVTTPCFKDGKPVALFSCTSHLMDIGGIGFGPDATDVFMEGLYIPMLKLIDQGVVNETLMAMIRSNTRLPIDTEGDTYSLAGCNDVGCQRLVEMMREFEIDSLDALGDFICDRSREAVLAEIARLPKGVWRNSMVVDGYDEPVTLAATLTISEEGIHVDYAGTSAASRFGINVPLSYTTAYTVFGLGCVVASQIPNNAGSLLPLTVAAPAGAILNAPKPAPVASRHVIGQMLPDVVFGCLRQIIPERVPAEGTSCLWNLNVRGQTRSGAGGNYGFSMAVTSNGGTGARFAKDGLSATAYPSGVRGTPVEIAETQTPLIFWRKELRPDSGGAGRTRGGLGQIIEVGSGVDAPFDILAAFDRIDHPPRGRDGGRDGQAGYVGLKSGQKLRGKGFQTVPPDDRLVVMTPGGAGIGDPRERAPTSVRADVESGLVSSENAVAVYGFAG; this is encoded by the coding sequence ATGAGCGAGGCAAGCGGCGCGAGCCTGATCGATCTGCAGATCATGTGGCACCGGCTGATCGCCGTGGTCGAGGAACAGGCGCAGGTTCTGCTGCGCACGGCCTTCAGTCCGATCGTGCGCGAGTGCGGCGACCTCTCGGCTGGTGTGTTCGATGTGAAGGGGCGGATGCTGGCGCAGGCCGTGACCGGCACGCCGGGCCATGTCAATTCGATGGCCGAGTCGGTCAAGTATTTCATCGCCCATTTCCCGATCGAGACGATGAAGCCGGGCGACGCCTACATCACCAACGATCCCTGGATGGGGACCGGCCATCTCAACGACTTCGTCGTCACTACGCCCTGCTTCAAGGACGGCAAGCCGGTCGCCCTGTTTTCCTGCACCAGCCACCTAATGGATATCGGCGGCATCGGTTTCGGGCCGGACGCCACCGACGTCTTCATGGAGGGGCTCTATATCCCCATGCTGAAGCTGATCGATCAGGGCGTCGTCAATGAAACGCTGATGGCGATGATCCGCAGCAATACGCGTCTGCCGATCGACACCGAGGGCGACACCTATTCGCTAGCGGGCTGCAACGATGTCGGCTGTCAGCGCCTTGTCGAGATGATGCGCGAATTCGAGATCGATTCGCTCGATGCGCTTGGCGATTTCATCTGCGACCGTTCGCGTGAGGCGGTGCTCGCCGAGATTGCCCGGCTGCCGAAGGGCGTCTGGCGCAACAGCATGGTCGTCGACGGCTATGATGAGCCTGTTACGCTCGCGGCGACGCTGACGATCTCGGAGGAGGGCATCCACGTCGATTATGCCGGCACGTCGGCCGCTTCGAGGTTCGGCATCAATGTGCCGCTCTCCTACACCACCGCCTACACCGTGTTCGGCCTCGGCTGCGTGGTCGCATCGCAAATCCCGAACAACGCGGGCTCGCTGCTGCCGCTGACCGTGGCGGCTCCTGCGGGCGCGATCCTCAACGCGCCGAAGCCCGCGCCGGTGGCGTCGCGTCATGTCATCGGCCAGATGCTGCCCGACGTCGTCTTCGGCTGCCTGCGTCAGATCATTCCCGAGCGGGTGCCGGCCGAAGGCACGTCCTGCCTGTGGAACCTCAATGTGCGCGGACAGACGCGCAGCGGCGCCGGCGGCAATTACGGATTCTCCATGGCGGTGACGAGCAACGGCGGCACCGGCGCGCGTTTTGCCAAGGATGGGTTGTCGGCCACGGCCTATCCCAGCGGCGTGCGCGGCACGCCGGTCGAGATCGCGGAGACGCAGACGCCGTTGATCTTCTGGCGCAAGGAGCTGCGTCCGGATTCGGGCGGCGCCGGCCGCACCCGCGGTGGTCTCGGCCAGATCATCGAAGTCGGCAGCGGCGTCGATGCACCGTTCGACATTCTGGCGGCCTTCGACCGCATCGATCATCCGCCTCGCGGCCGAGATGGCGGCCGTGACGGCCAGGCCGGTTATGTCGGGCTGAAGTCGGGACAGAAGCTGCGCGGCAAGGGTTTTCAGACCGTGCCGCCGGACGATCGGCTGGTGGTGATGACGCCAGGGGGCGCCGGGATAGGCGATCCGAGGGAGCGCGCGCCGACGAGCGTACGCGCCGACGTCGAAAGCGGCCTGGTATCGAGCGAGAATGCGGTTGCGGTTTACGGTTTCGCCGGCTGA